A segment of the Chiloscyllium plagiosum isolate BGI_BamShark_2017 chromosome 39, ASM401019v2, whole genome shotgun sequence genome:
ctagcaactcattccatacactgatCTGTGATGGATAGTTGCCCCatgggtccctttcaaatctttcccctctcaccctagatctatatgctctagttctggactctcaccCTGAGAAAATGACTAGACTATTCaaactgctcatgattttgtaaatctcagaCAGCCTCAGTCTATTGGCATCTCAccatagctcaagccctccaacatCCTCAAATCTTATCCTGAACTTgagagtttcacaacatccttcctatggaaaggagaccagaattacccACAGTCTGTAAGAGGTTTCTGTGGCCTATCCATACCAGCCCTGCAAAGGAGCAGCTCACTTCCTGGGAACAGTTCAGTAACCCTGTGCATTatgaatgagaaagtgaggactgcagatgctggagatcagaggttaaagatgtgttgctggaaaagcacatcaggtctggcagcaaaggagaagagggtggggggggaaaaaaaatgtttcaggcataaacccttcaggaTGAATATGAAACCACAGCCTAAAGCTGCTTCTCAGGGTCTGAATAGAgccttccctcccccactctaGAGGATTCAGAATTGGATTGTAAACTATTATTTGTTGCAAATTCACTGTACACAACTGACGTCTTCCTCAGCAAGAGGACAGAAAACCTCGGGGCAAGATAGCATTGGGGGGGTATTGTTACAGAACAGGTGGGTGTAATCTAAAGAAAAATGCCATTCCCAAATCAAATGGGTGACTGAGGCATTGTATGTGGGGTGGGCACAGTACATTTTGTCCTGTAATACAAAATTCAGGCTCAGCTTTCACCATCAGACCTCCCCTTTGCAGAGGGAATGTCTGATTAAAACTGCAGTATCTTACACCCACTGTGCTCCTGGAAGAGCTACTTCTGCAACTTGCAGAAATGGAATAGAAGCACAAATCCAGCCCACCCCAAAAAAGTCAAGAGCTCCAGCGTAGTCACTCTTGGAGTTGGATAGGCCAGAGATTCTGGAACAGATTCCAATCCTTTGgaagaaactgaaaattaaagcCACTGATTAGAACAGAACGAGGGACATCAGTGATCTTTATTTCCCATTCGtttcttcagtacaagttcttgCTTTCTGGAGAAATTCTCCCAATGAGTTGGATACAAACAGACAAAGACTGCAGTCAGTCAAAGGCCCCACTAACTGCTGTCCTCCAGCGagagcctgtcaaacaggtactctcccagCCCATTCTCAGGAGCCCCCAGACGCTTCAGGTTGGTGATGTAGTCCCCAAGTCGCTTGAtgatctcaacctcctcatccaaatagtgagtctccaggaagtcacacagctggaaggaaggtagagagagagtcagatatTACAAAATTCTGTTTCTTTACAGCTTATTCTCCAATGTTGAAGTGGTTTCCTGCCTCATGTCAAAATTAAACCATAACATTATGTTTCTCCCATGATTCACTGAACATCCTAACAGCATAATAGAAGGTATGAGTGTTGAAAGAGACCTGGTGTTGTGGAAGGAAGTTTGGATTGTACCACAGATATGCTAGTAGAAATGCAGCAGTTACCAAGCTCCAACAAGTGAGCAGATGATTGTCAAAATGCAGGATAAAGTACTGACCAGGGTCCAGAGGGCACTGCCCCTACTAAGGGCAAGCAACTCCATGAGGAGCTGTGACAGGGATAGGACACCATCAGTAGTTCATCGTAGTACAACACTAAAGACCTGAATCTAAGCTGAGCTCAAGAGTGTTCACTATGGAGATACAGTCTCACTCAGTGAAATGCACGTTTAGTTTTAAATGTCAAACAGTATTGTTTATTTGATATTCCTACTTATAACTAGAATGTAGCGATACAAGACTGTAGTGGTTCTGTAATGGGTCTGTGGGTCTTTGCAATGATCAGGCCAGTGAAGTGTTGCCCTGAGGGTGTGGCAGTGATGAGAATGAGGAGGTGGTGAAGCTTacatgagggtcagtctgggcagTGGCGAGTTGGTGTAGATCTAGCAAACTCTGGTTCACATTCTTCTCCAGATCCAGGGCGACCTGCATTGCCTGCAGACCGTTACCCCACTCATCCCTCTCTGGCTTCTGAAACATGGAAACAAAGGACAGTTAAGGATCAGAACAATTAAATACTTCAGAGTTGCTTTCACCAATTCTGAAGAAT
Coding sequences within it:
- the LOC122542226 gene encoding ferritin, middle subunit-like, which codes for MDSQVCQNYHQDCEAAVNKQINLELTASYVYQSLMSYFDRDDVALHHFSQFFKAQSQEKQEHAEKLLKFQNQRGGRVLLQDVKKPERDEWGNGLQAMQVALDLEKNVNQSLLDLHQLATAQTDPHLCDFLETHYLDEEVEIIKRLGDYITNLKRLGAPENGLGEYLFDRLSLEDSS